The Odocoileus virginianus isolate 20LAN1187 ecotype Illinois chromosome 3, Ovbor_1.2, whole genome shotgun sequence genome includes a window with the following:
- the RNF44 gene encoding RING finger protein 44 isoform X1 yields the protein MVRDPRFLKSQRSGPDAAVWPLVPDVPLSTAQRSEKGGRVPWPSPSSPLPPLMQPWALAVTRWAPSALGGQRRFPAGPSSSPGQFWGSPSREGPLASPPAQDERFPSQQLPPRPAHLPVEERRASAPAGGSPRMLHPASQQSPFMVDLHEQVHQGPVPLSYTVTTVTTQGFPLPTGQHIPGCSAQQLPACSVMFSGQHYPLCCLPPPQLIQACTMQQLPVPYQAYPHLISSDHYILHPPPPAPHPQPAHMAPLGQFVSLQTQHPRMPLQRLDNDVDLRGDQHPLGSFTYSTSAPGPPLSVPMHYLPHDTLHQELSFGVPYSHVMPRRLSTQRYRLQQPLPPPPPPPPPPPYYPSFLPYFLSMLPMSPTAMGPTISLDLDVDDVEMENYEALLNLAERLGDAKPRGLTKADIEQLPSYRFHPDSHQSEQTLCVVCFSDFEARQLLRVLPCNHEFHTKCVDKWLKFLYDDVHSLASTDELGHTIILQRYSEHR from the exons ATGGTCCGGGATCCTCGGTTCTTAAAGTCACAGCGCTCTGGCCCCGACGCCGCAGTCTGGCCTCTCGTCCCCGATGTTCCTCTGAGCACAGCACAAAGGAGTGAGAAGGGG GGTCGTGTGCCCTGgcccagcccctccagccctcTGCCACCCCTGATGCAACCATGGGCTCTGGCAGTGACTAGGTGGGCACCCTCTGCCCTGGGGGGCCAACGGCGATTCCCTGCAGGACCCAGCAGCAGCCCGGGCCAGTTCTGGGGAAG CCCCAGCCGCGAGGGCCCCCTGGCCAGCCCGCCTGCCCAGGATGAGCGCTTCCCCTCCCAGCAGCTGCCGCCCCGACCAGCACACCTCCCCGTAGAGGAGCGCCGAGCCTCGGCTCCTGCCGGCGGGAGCCCCCGAATGCTGCACCCAGCCTCCCAGCAGAGCCCGTTCATGGTTGATCTCCACGAGCAG GTGCACCAGGGACCTGTCCCTCTGTCCTACACAGTCACCACGGTGACCACCCAAGGCTTCCCCTTGCCTACAGGCCAGCACATCCCTGGCTGCAGCGCTCAGCAGCTCCCAGCATGCTCCGTGATGTTCAGCGGGCAGCACTACCCGCTCTGCTGCCTCCCGCCCCCG CAGCTGATCCAGGCGTGCACCATGCAGCAGCTCCCGGTGCCCTACCAGGCCTACCCGCACCTCATCTCCAGTGACCACTACATCCTGCACCCCCCGCCGCCGGCCCCACACCCCCAGCCCGCTCACATGGCGCCTCTTGGGCAGTTTGTGTCCCTGCAGACACAGCACCCACGCATG CCCCTGCAGCGCCTCGACAATGACGTGGATCTCCGGGGGGATCAGCACCCCCTGGGGAGCTTCACATACTCCACCTCGGCCCCCGGCCCTCCCCTGTCCGTGCCCATGCACTACCTGCCCCACGACACCCTGCACCAGGAGCTGTCCTTCGGTGTG CCATATTCCCACGTGATGCCTCGGAGACTGAGCACCCAGAGATACCGCCTGCAACAGCCgctccccccgccgcccccaccgCCTCCCCCACCACCGTACTACCCCAGCTTCCTGCCCTACTTCCT CTCGATGCTGCCGATGTCACCAACAGCAATGGGGCCCACCATCAGCCTGGATCTTGATGTGGATGATGTCGAGATGGAGAACTATGAG GCTCTCCTGAATCTGGCCGAGCGGCTGGGAGATGCCAAACCCCGTGGCCTCACCAAAGCGGACATCGAGCAGCTTCCATCATACCGCTTTCACCCGGACAGTCACCAGTCGGAGCAGACGCT GTGTGTCGTCTGCTTCAGTGATTTTGAGGCGCGGCAGCTGCTCCGGGTCCTCCCCTGCAACCATGAGTTCCACACCAAGTGTGTCGACAAGTGGTTGAAG
- the RNF44 gene encoding RING finger protein 44 isoform X2, translating to MVRDPRFLKSQRSGPDAAVWPLVPDVPLSTAQRSEKGGRVPWPSPSSPLPPLMQPWALAVTRWAPSALGGQRRFPAGPSSSPGQFWGSPSREGPLASPPAQDERFPSQQLPPRPAHLPVEERRASAPAGGSPRMLHPASQQSPFMVDLHEQVHQGPVPLSYTVTTVTTQGFPLPTGQHIPGCSAQQLPACSVMFSGQHYPLCCLPPPQLIQACTMQQLPVPYQAYPHLISSDHYILHPPPPAPHPQPAHMAPLGQFVSLQTQHPRMPLQRLDNDVDLRGDQHPLGSFTYSTSAPGPPLSVPMHYLPHDTLHQELSFGVPYSHVMPRRLSTQRYRLQQPLPPPPPPPPPPPYYPSFLPYFLSMLPMSPTAMGPTISLDLDVDDVEMENYEALLNLAERLGDAKPRGLTKADIEQLPSYRFHPDSHQSEQTLCVVCFSDFEARQLLRVLPCNHEFHTKCVDKWLKANRTCPICRADASEVPREAE from the exons ATGGTCCGGGATCCTCGGTTCTTAAAGTCACAGCGCTCTGGCCCCGACGCCGCAGTCTGGCCTCTCGTCCCCGATGTTCCTCTGAGCACAGCACAAAGGAGTGAGAAGGGG GGTCGTGTGCCCTGgcccagcccctccagccctcTGCCACCCCTGATGCAACCATGGGCTCTGGCAGTGACTAGGTGGGCACCCTCTGCCCTGGGGGGCCAACGGCGATTCCCTGCAGGACCCAGCAGCAGCCCGGGCCAGTTCTGGGGAAG CCCCAGCCGCGAGGGCCCCCTGGCCAGCCCGCCTGCCCAGGATGAGCGCTTCCCCTCCCAGCAGCTGCCGCCCCGACCAGCACACCTCCCCGTAGAGGAGCGCCGAGCCTCGGCTCCTGCCGGCGGGAGCCCCCGAATGCTGCACCCAGCCTCCCAGCAGAGCCCGTTCATGGTTGATCTCCACGAGCAG GTGCACCAGGGACCTGTCCCTCTGTCCTACACAGTCACCACGGTGACCACCCAAGGCTTCCCCTTGCCTACAGGCCAGCACATCCCTGGCTGCAGCGCTCAGCAGCTCCCAGCATGCTCCGTGATGTTCAGCGGGCAGCACTACCCGCTCTGCTGCCTCCCGCCCCCG CAGCTGATCCAGGCGTGCACCATGCAGCAGCTCCCGGTGCCCTACCAGGCCTACCCGCACCTCATCTCCAGTGACCACTACATCCTGCACCCCCCGCCGCCGGCCCCACACCCCCAGCCCGCTCACATGGCGCCTCTTGGGCAGTTTGTGTCCCTGCAGACACAGCACCCACGCATG CCCCTGCAGCGCCTCGACAATGACGTGGATCTCCGGGGGGATCAGCACCCCCTGGGGAGCTTCACATACTCCACCTCGGCCCCCGGCCCTCCCCTGTCCGTGCCCATGCACTACCTGCCCCACGACACCCTGCACCAGGAGCTGTCCTTCGGTGTG CCATATTCCCACGTGATGCCTCGGAGACTGAGCACCCAGAGATACCGCCTGCAACAGCCgctccccccgccgcccccaccgCCTCCCCCACCACCGTACTACCCCAGCTTCCTGCCCTACTTCCT CTCGATGCTGCCGATGTCACCAACAGCAATGGGGCCCACCATCAGCCTGGATCTTGATGTGGATGATGTCGAGATGGAGAACTATGAG GCTCTCCTGAATCTGGCCGAGCGGCTGGGAGATGCCAAACCCCGTGGCCTCACCAAAGCGGACATCGAGCAGCTTCCATCATACCGCTTTCACCCGGACAGTCACCAGTCGGAGCAGACGCT GTGTGTCGTCTGCTTCAGTGATTTTGAGGCGCGGCAGCTGCTCCGGGTCCTCCCCTGCAACCATGAGTTCCACACCAAGTGTGTCGACAAGTGGTTGAAG GCCAACCGGACGTGTCCCATTTGCCGGGCCGACGCTTCCGAGGTGCCCAGGGAGGCTGAGTGA
- the RNF44 gene encoding RING finger protein 44 isoform X3 yields MVRDPRFLKSQRSGPDAAVWPLVPDVPLSTAQRSEKGGRVPWPSPSSPLPPLMQPWALAVTRWAPSALGGQRRFPAGPSSSPGQFWGSPSREGPLASPPAQDERFPSQQLPPRPAHLPVEERRASAPAGGSPRMLHPASQQSPFMVDLHEQVHQGPVPLSYTVTTVTTQGFPLPTGQHIPGCSAQQLPACSVMFSGQHYPLCCLPPPLIQACTMQQLPVPYQAYPHLISSDHYILHPPPPAPHPQPAHMAPLGQFVSLQTQHPRMPLQRLDNDVDLRGDQHPLGSFTYSTSAPGPPLSVPMHYLPHDTLHQELSFGVPYSHVMPRRLSTQRYRLQQPLPPPPPPPPPPPYYPSFLPYFLSMLPMSPTAMGPTISLDLDVDDVEMENYEALLNLAERLGDAKPRGLTKADIEQLPSYRFHPDSHQSEQTLCVVCFSDFEARQLLRVLPCNHEFHTKCVDKWLKANRTCPICRADASEVPREAE; encoded by the exons ATGGTCCGGGATCCTCGGTTCTTAAAGTCACAGCGCTCTGGCCCCGACGCCGCAGTCTGGCCTCTCGTCCCCGATGTTCCTCTGAGCACAGCACAAAGGAGTGAGAAGGGG GGTCGTGTGCCCTGgcccagcccctccagccctcTGCCACCCCTGATGCAACCATGGGCTCTGGCAGTGACTAGGTGGGCACCCTCTGCCCTGGGGGGCCAACGGCGATTCCCTGCAGGACCCAGCAGCAGCCCGGGCCAGTTCTGGGGAAG CCCCAGCCGCGAGGGCCCCCTGGCCAGCCCGCCTGCCCAGGATGAGCGCTTCCCCTCCCAGCAGCTGCCGCCCCGACCAGCACACCTCCCCGTAGAGGAGCGCCGAGCCTCGGCTCCTGCCGGCGGGAGCCCCCGAATGCTGCACCCAGCCTCCCAGCAGAGCCCGTTCATGGTTGATCTCCACGAGCAG GTGCACCAGGGACCTGTCCCTCTGTCCTACACAGTCACCACGGTGACCACCCAAGGCTTCCCCTTGCCTACAGGCCAGCACATCCCTGGCTGCAGCGCTCAGCAGCTCCCAGCATGCTCCGTGATGTTCAGCGGGCAGCACTACCCGCTCTGCTGCCTCCCGCCCCCG CTGATCCAGGCGTGCACCATGCAGCAGCTCCCGGTGCCCTACCAGGCCTACCCGCACCTCATCTCCAGTGACCACTACATCCTGCACCCCCCGCCGCCGGCCCCACACCCCCAGCCCGCTCACATGGCGCCTCTTGGGCAGTTTGTGTCCCTGCAGACACAGCACCCACGCATG CCCCTGCAGCGCCTCGACAATGACGTGGATCTCCGGGGGGATCAGCACCCCCTGGGGAGCTTCACATACTCCACCTCGGCCCCCGGCCCTCCCCTGTCCGTGCCCATGCACTACCTGCCCCACGACACCCTGCACCAGGAGCTGTCCTTCGGTGTG CCATATTCCCACGTGATGCCTCGGAGACTGAGCACCCAGAGATACCGCCTGCAACAGCCgctccccccgccgcccccaccgCCTCCCCCACCACCGTACTACCCCAGCTTCCTGCCCTACTTCCT CTCGATGCTGCCGATGTCACCAACAGCAATGGGGCCCACCATCAGCCTGGATCTTGATGTGGATGATGTCGAGATGGAGAACTATGAG GCTCTCCTGAATCTGGCCGAGCGGCTGGGAGATGCCAAACCCCGTGGCCTCACCAAAGCGGACATCGAGCAGCTTCCATCATACCGCTTTCACCCGGACAGTCACCAGTCGGAGCAGACGCT GTGTGTCGTCTGCTTCAGTGATTTTGAGGCGCGGCAGCTGCTCCGGGTCCTCCCCTGCAACCATGAGTTCCACACCAAGTGTGTCGACAAGTGGTTGAAG GCCAACCGGACGTGTCCCATTTGCCGGGCCGACGCTTCCGAGGTGCCCAGGGAGGCTGAGTGA